A single window of Haliotis asinina isolate JCU_RB_2024 chromosome 5, JCU_Hal_asi_v2, whole genome shotgun sequence DNA harbors:
- the LOC137283946 gene encoding parapinopsin-like: MIPTVSLAVLHTLGVIMILTAVFSLMFNGCGLLVFLKSKSLRSPSNWFIMSLCVCDLFMAFASVIPAVACFHHDFLLQHNLCVFEGFFMYFLGLTSMYLLAAISLVRYIIIAKPLLKSRITYRVASAMIAGCMGFGFLWSSFPLMGWNHYTREGAGVSCSVLWQSDDIADTSYIIAIFIACLLFPVAVMGYSYFHVYLTIRHIRKNSTLDSCNRVKMRNFQLEQKMLKTCIIMVSVFLLSWLPYSVTSLTSASGFPHLISPLMGTIPAMIAKMSGLWNPIIYIATNKQFRSAFYKLLPYAVNWSGQPGAGCRTGDPSNIAERQARNKSYCFFQTEFPIGTEW, encoded by the exons ATGATACCAACTGTGTCATTAGCCGTCTTGCACACACTTGGTGTCATCATGATTCTGACGGCCGTGTTCAGTTTGATGTTCAACGGCTGCGGTTTACTGGTGTTCCTAAAAAGTAAAAGCCTGAGATCCCCATCGAACTGGTTCATTATGTCGTTATGTGTGTGCGACTTGTTCATGGCATTTGCATCAGTGATCCCGGCCGTTGCTTGCTTCCACCATGACTTCCTCTTGCAACACAATCTGTGTGTTTTCGAAGGATTCTTTATGTATTTTCTGGGTCTGACGTCGATGTATCTTCTGGCTGCGATATCACTGGTTCGATACATTATCATCGCCAAACCTTTACTCAAGTCCAGAATAACATATCGAGTTGCATCGGCGATGATTGCAGGTTGCATGGGTTTTGGATTTCTATGGTCCAGTTTTCCTCTCATGGGATGGAACCATTACACTCGAGAGGGTGCTGGAGTGTCCTGCAGCGTCCTTTGGCAGAGTGACGACATCGCCGACACTTCCTATATCATTGCTATCTTCATCGCCTGTCTCCTCTTCCCTGTTGCTGTAATGGGCTATTCGTACTTCCACGTCTATCTGACG ATCCGTCATATCCGCAAAAACAGCACCTTAGACAGTTGCAACAGGGTGAAGATGAGGAACTTTCAATTAGAGCAGAAAATGCTGAAGACATGTATCATTATGGTTT CTGTCTTCCTTCTGTCGTGGCTGCCATATTCCGTTACGTCGTTGACATCAGCGTCTGGCTTCCCCCATCTCATATCACCACTCATGGGCACAATCCCAGCAATGATAGCTAAAATGAGTGGCCTGTGGAATCCTATCATCTACATTGCCACAAACAAGCAATTCCGTAGTGCTTTCTACAAGCTGTTGCC TTATGCCGTCAACTGGTCAGGTCAACCAGGCGCTGGCTGTCGTACCGGAGATCCCTCGAACATTGCCGAGCGCCAAGCAAGAAATAAATCATATTGCTTCTTTCAGACAGAGTTCCCCATCGGGACGGAGTGGTAG